Part of the Stigmatopora argus isolate UIUO_Sarg chromosome 3, RoL_Sarg_1.0, whole genome shotgun sequence genome, CCAAAGATTCTCGGGAAAAGCTGTGTATGTTCCAAGGCATCTTTGGTATATGAAAGTACTGCTAGAATCCAAAAGAGGGCAGCATTGCGCAGCGAGTGACAAAATTTGACGGTTTTGCACCAGTAGAAGTAGAAGTAAACCACGCGACTCGTTTGCTAACAGCGTACCTCTAGTTTTGCTGTGCTTTATAACTGCGTGTTTTGAACCAGTGGCAGTAATGGATCTGGTGTGGTGAGTAAATATTTAACACAAAAACACAGGCCGAAATTAGATAACttgatcttttatttttattgattataaAAAAGACAGCACCACGCTGTATTTTTCTAAGGGTGGGCGTTCTAGTTACGAAGCAATGCACGACAGTAATGCAATACTATCATGTTATCCTTGAAGtaatgcaattaaaatgaaCGTATTTTTCCATTGCATATAAAGTTAAACAGTCTATGTCTGGTAAATATGTAGACGCAGAACATATGTTCAAATAGATGGCGACTTTCTAACGTTGAAATATCTTGGCTAATGAGACTTTGATTTTATGTTTACAGCCTAATTTAAACACCACATCCCGACTCAAACTTATTGTGATTGCTAAAATTGCATGAACATGATTTGTTATACATAATATTTTTAAGGGAGAACCCTCCTGTCCCTGATGGTCCCTTTTTCACCAAAGATGCTTATGATCAATATTCCCTTGCACCCAGTGTTCGAGAACTTTGGGCTTCTCTGCAAAGGTATGCAAAAGCCAGAACAAATCATAATAAAACTTGTCACACTAATAAACACCACGGCTATTTTCCTCTCCTATTAAGTCCTGCAGAGAGTGGAAGTGGCGAACCAAATTGCGATGCTCCGTCTGCAACCAAAGATGTTGCAGAGTTAAACGATAAAAGCTGGGATGACGTGGACATCGATAGTTCCTTCACAGATGACGTGCCAGAGGGTTGTAAGAATACTGAAAAAGTGGACGTGCCGCTAAAGAAGGAAAAGAACGCGACAGATGATGATTTCCCACAACCCAGACTGCCCTTCCCTTGCATGTCGAGCCTGTCCAGCAAAGAGCAAAGTGTCTATCTTGGCTTTTTGCATAACAAGAAACTCAAGGATCCTCCCCAGGTGACATTTATTTCCTTTGTCAGTTTTTCTTCTGATCCCAATCTTTATAGCGTGCATTTATCTGAgagaattgcatttttttcagcccctaaaGTCTCGCGTAGACCATGAAGTGATGCAGTTTCAGAGGTACTTACAAGATGTGGCCAAAATATGTGCCGACGACTACAGATTCATACCACAAGAAGCACTGCAATACGTGGAGGTACGCAATGACGGTGTATGATTTTATGTCTGTATTTCAACTGACGGTTTTCTTCCAAGGATTATTTCAAGGCCTGTTTGGAGTGTATCCAAGCATTACCTCAAGTCTATCAAATCTGCGAGCTGACCAGTTTGACTGGAGGAACATTCAACCCGGGACTGTCTCTCACCTTTGAAAAACAACTTGTTGTCATGGTAATGTATTCTTCTGTGGTTTTAAATTCAACTTGAGTCAGTTGAATTGCAAAAGAGCTCTTTTAATCTTGTTTCATATTCCGCATTTCCGTATTTAGACACTTTTTATCTCCCCAGGGCACTGTGGATATCACCAACCTTGTGATAGTGCCTGCTGATGCACAACTTGCAACGGATTACCAGAGTGTTTCATCAGAAAATCCTCCAGCCAAAAAAGCTAAGGACATGCACGCTGTAAGCAattgtttcactttttttctttaattactcAGAATAAGTCGCAGAGATTGTTTTTATGACTGCAAGAGCAGGGAGTCATGACCGCAGGTCTTTTGTGACTTCATTTTAGCTATTGCAATTTACACAAAAGACACTAGAGGGTGCCTGTGTATTCTTCAACACATCTTCTGTTTTGCCCTGCAGGAAATTAGCAGTGATAATAATGCAGAGAAGCTGTGCGACCGCTATGAGCCGCATGTGTGTATCACCCGAGAGGGCTTGGTGACATTGTTGGACAACCACGGCCCTGACTTTGCTCAAAGGTGGGAGCTTCCCGTTTGCATCAGAGATAACCATGGAAAAGGTGCAGTGCCCTAAATTCTTATTTTGAGGGTCATCAAAGTGTAATGGGGGATTTGCTTGTCATACGAATTTATCACAAAAGGACTCAATTGCGTTTGAATTGCCCTAATTGGGGCCATTTAGCCCCCAAAAAATTGCACTGTAAATGTTACGACAACAATATGCAGAGTTTCAAAGATGTATGTTTTATTAGTTTCTTATCATTTCTTAAAATCTTTGTCACTGATAAGTCCAGTTGTTGGCTACAATGCACATATGTGCTTTTTAAGTATTTATCAGTAATATAGTGAAAATGTGTCAATTGTACATTTTGTGCAGGCAAAATTTCAGATTTGGGGCCCCTGTGCTACTAGTAAATCAATTGAGTATGGAGTTCATAGCGCAACATTTATGCCCCTAAAATGTCCTTTATGCCCTTAAAATGTCAGGGTGGTTCAAAAATGCTTctgaaatacaatatttttaacTCCTTTTGGCATTAGTCATAGTTTTAGTTATAGCAGCGAGACTCAAGATATTGTTTGTTTCGTCATCAGGTGTTACTCAGAAGAAGACTGTTTACATAGAATCTCCCATAATAGACAACGAGATAACCGTGAGAAGAATGAGTCACATCTACCACGAGGAGAGTTTAAAGCTCTCCGTTGTGAAGAATGGGAAAAGAAGCGTGTTCCACTTAATGTCTGATCTTCCTGTGGACAATCTGGAACCCCCGCCGGTATTTGGCACTCATGCAGATCTCATTTGTTATGGCACAAcgcacattttcttttcttttgtcacgatgcctcatcttttttttgaacTAGGAGGGCTCTAAACGAAATGTGGTCTGCCTCAGCAACGATGACCTCAACTTTGAGGTGGACCTCACTGACCTGGAAACTTTTGGAGAGGCGCCGCTCTCAAAGAGCAGCAAAATCCAGAAGACACCAAATGAACAGCTCCCACACGGCCCAAATGCGACTTCACCTCTTTCCACTAAGGCCAAACAACTCGATGAACCTTTCATCCATAATTTTCAAGAAATAACACGCCTCAGTCACTCCCTGGCAACGGAACAAACTCTTCCGACTGTcggggaaatgaatgaggctAGCGCAACAGAGCCAGCATCGGAGTCTGATAAAGAAAGCGATAACGACACTTCAGTCACAGGCGACTCTGATAACGAGAGGCTGATCATTGATGACTCGACATCACCATCTAAAGACGCGACTCCTGAGCCCAAAACGTGCCCGGCAGGCACCGCCGATCGTCCCACATCTGAGGCTTCAACCTCAGCGTTGTTCTCCCCCAAAAAGACCGCATCCAAAAAATCCAAGGCCCCAAGCGACCCAATGGGGGAAATCTTGCGCATGCAGAAAGCCATGTTCCGGGCAAGCAACGACGCAGCCGCTAAGAGCCGCGCTTTGCCTCAAGTCGTTGTTTCACCCAGCCCATGTGTGGAACCCCCACGCCACCCTCAGCCGGTATCCCTCGTGAAACCCTGTGTGACTTCTTACTTGGAAAGAAACCAGCACCAGAGTGGGGAAACCTCAGCTGCCCCTCCAACGGTCCACACAAATTCCCCAGAGAAGAAAAGTCAGTGTCAAACTAG contains:
- the LOC144071440 gene encoding little elongation complex subunit 2-like isoform X2 produces the protein MDLVWENPPVPDGPFFTKDAYDQYSLAPSVRELWASLQSPAESGSGEPNCDAPSATKDVAELNDKSWDDVDIDSSFTDDVPEGCKNTEKVDVPLKKEKNATDDDFPQPRLPFPCMSSLSSKEQSVYLGFLHNKKLKDPPQPLKSRVDHEVMQFQRYLQDVAKICADDYRFIPQEALQYVEDYFKACLECIQALPQVYQICELTSLTGGTFNPGLSLTFEKQLVVMGTVDITNLVIVPADAQLATDYQSVSSENPPAKKAKDMHAEISSDNNAEKLCDRYEPHVCITREGLVTLLDNHGPDFAQRWELPVCIRDNHGKGVTQKKTVYIESPIIDNEITVRRMSHIYHEESLKLSVVKNGKRSVFHLMSDLPVDNLEPPPEGSKRNVVCLSNDDLNFEVDLTDLETFGEAPLSKSSKIQKTPNEQLPHGPNATSPLSTKAKQLDEPFIHNFQEITRLSHSLATEQTLPTVGEMNEASATEPASESDKESDNDTSVTGDSDNERLIIDDSTSPSKDATPEPKTCPAGTADRPTSEASTSALFSPKKTASKKSKAPSDPMGEILRMQKAMFRASNDAAAKSRALPQVVVSPSPCVEPPRHPQPVSLVKPCVTSYLERNQHQSGETSAAPPTVHTNSPEKKKILSQDLQASAEDEQDYTAPEKGNLLYKLYSLQDVLIIVRSSVHLAQKRKASEFVPVHILPKLNYQLCHGVECLSSSEACHLWTETALHSSTVPIEHIKRFYFPPPPHGTRRNKPAHTNQWNSPVMTHHLLPVQAEFSLLCCYNNSHSLESTLYFNIQGKPVTISSFCFVEILILLSMYFFVLFRKLSKFAQFILFVLKGRSQLPKQRCDHGNLSDNTLF
- the LOC144071440 gene encoding little elongation complex subunit 2-like isoform X4, with translation MDLVWENPPVPDGPFFTKDAYDQYSLAPSVRELWASLQSPAESGSGEPNCDAPSATKDVAELNDKSWDDVDIDSSFTDDVPEGCKNTEKVDVPLKKEKNATDDDFPQPRLPFPCMSSLSSKEQSVYLGFLHNKKLKDPPQPLKSRVDHEVMQFQRYLQDVAKICADDYRFIPQEALQYVEDYFKACLECIQALPQVYQICELTSLTGGTFNPGLSLTFEKQLVVMGTVDITNLVIVPADAQLATDYQSVSSENPPAKKAKDMHAEISSDNNAEKLCDRYEPHVCITREGLVTLLDNHGPDFAQRWELPVCIRDNHGKGVTQKKTVYIESPIIDNEITVRRMSHIYHEESLKLSVVKNGKRSVFHLMSDLPVDNLEPPPEGSKRNVVCLSNDDLNFEVDLTDLETFGEAPLSKSSKIQKTPNEQLPHGPNATSPLSTKAKQLDEPFIHNFQEITRLSHSLATEQTLPTVGEMNEASATEPASESDKESDNDTSVTGDSDNERLIIDDSTSPSKDATPEPKTCPAGTADRPTSEASTSALFSPKKTASKKSKAPSDPMGEILRMQKAMFRASNDAAAKSRALPQVVVSPSPCVEPPRHPQPVSLVKPCVTSYLERNQHQSGETSAAPPTVHTNSPEKKKILSQDLQASAEDEQDYTAPEKGNLLYKLYSLQDVLIIVRSSVHLAQKRKASEFVPVHILPKLNYQLCHGVECLSSSEACHLWTETALHSSTVPIAKQTRPHKPME
- the LOC144071440 gene encoding little elongation complex subunit 2-like isoform X1; this translates as MDLVWENPPVPDGPFFTKDAYDQYSLAPSVRELWASLQSPAESGSGEPNCDAPSATKDVAELNDKSWDDVDIDSSFTDDVPEGCKNTEKVDVPLKKEKNATDDDFPQPRLPFPCMSSLSSKEQSVYLGFLHNKKLKDPPQPLKSRVDHEVMQFQRYLQDVAKICADDYRFIPQEALQYVEDYFKACLECIQALPQVYQICELTSLTGGTFNPGLSLTFEKQLVVMGTVDITNLVIVPADAQLATDYQSVSSENPPAKKAKDMHAEISSDNNAEKLCDRYEPHVCITREGLVTLLDNHGPDFAQRWELPVCIRDNHGKGVTQKKTVYIESPIIDNEITVRRMSHIYHEESLKLSVVKNGKRSVFHLMSDLPVDNLEPPPEGSKRNVVCLSNDDLNFEVDLTDLETFGEAPLSKSSKIQKTPNEQLPHGPNATSPLSTKAKQLDEPFIHNFQEITRLSHSLATEQTLPTVGEMNEASATEPASESDKESDNDTSVTGDSDNERLIIDDSTSPSKDATPEPKTCPAGTADRPTSEASTSALFSPKKTASKKSKAPSDPMGEILRMQKAMFRASNDAAAKSRALPQVVVSPSPCVEPPRHPQPVSLVKPCVTSYLERNQHQSGETSAAPPTVHTNSPEKKKILSQDLQASAEDEQDYTAPEKGNLLYKLYSLQDVLIIVRSSVHLAQKRKASEFVPVHILPKLNYQLCHGVECLSSSEACHLWTETALHSSTVPIVAHINAHTSKVVLCSKLPETWMQKISCDFNPVKSLNILHHLLKKLTKMEAGQYLITHKAGEPFVTLLKAANGKASRTAFDLRQVHDGLPQTPTSGPVPWIPVDPSVVLPFHKKHGRVPCTFPPHTVTQQAGSAVGPTGKKKKKKKRSVKRNNYIQKLIKQSV
- the LOC144071440 gene encoding little elongation complex subunit 2-like isoform X3, giving the protein MDLVWENPPVPDGPFFTKDAYDQYSLAPSVRELWASLQSPAESGSGEPNCDAPSATKDVAELNDKSWDDVDIDSSFTDDVPEGCKNTEKVDVPLKKEKNATDDDFPQPRLPFPCMSSLSSKEQSVYLGFLHNKKLKDPPQPLKSRVDHEVMQFQRYLQDVAKICADDYRFIPQEALQYVEDYFKACLECIQALPQVYQICELTSLTGGTFNPGLSLTFEKQLVVMGTVDITNLVIVPADAQLATDYQSVSSENPPAKKAKDMHAEISSDNNAEKLCDRYEPHVCITREGLVTLLDNHGPDFAQRWELPVCIRDNHGKGVTQKKTVYIESPIIDNEITVRRMSHIYHEESLKLSVVKNGKRSVFHLMSDLPVDNLEPPPEGSKRNVVCLSNDDLNFEVDLTDLETFGEAPLSKSSKIQKTPNEQLPHGPNATSPLSTKAKQLDEPFIHNFQEITRLSHSLATEQTLPTVGEMNEASATEPASESDKESDNDTSVTGDSDNERLIIDDSTSPSKDATPEPKTCPAGTADRPTSEASTSALFSPKKTASKKSKAPSDPMGEILRMQKAMFRASNDAAAKSRALPQVVVSPSPCVEPPRHPQPVSLVKPCVTSYLERNQHQSGETSAAPPTVHTNSPEKKKILSQDLQASAEDEQDYTAPEKGNLLYKLYSLQDVLIIVRSSVHLAQKRKASEFVPVHILPKLNYQLCHGVECLSSSEACHLWTETALHSSTVPIVGETNPPTQTNGIVL